The following are encoded together in the Flavihumibacter fluvii genome:
- a CDS encoding DUF6339 family protein has protein sequence MKIFTESCCEVLLNIAIDDDKKKEYLNETFDSSKFEFLGIENNINIPSDFELELSVHPRDPDNSKKDLNNSILIFELLKDIDRVQANDKRLWVTLSHHIFFKYSKSRWLKSEEFTSEMIRRRFHFEGASLETRMRNSISRLWWSAKLTYDKNREDPYELTKLLFSKQDIFQNLVERSYGTYDSVVKGFLEFYSEKNYLKEDQLRRLFTALNSIGGVKVLPVHNKEEIKQILGDLIEYYGYKISA, from the coding sequence ATGAAAATATTTACAGAGAGTTGTTGTGAAGTTCTTTTAAACATAGCAATAGATGATGATAAAAAAAAGGAATATTTAAATGAAACATTCGATAGTTCAAAATTTGAATTTTTGGGAATTGAAAATAATATTAATATTCCTTCAGATTTCGAATTGGAATTATCTGTTCATCCAAGGGATCCAGATAATTCTAAGAAAGACCTTAATAATTCAATATTAATTTTTGAATTACTTAAGGATATAGATAGAGTCCAGGCAAATGACAAGAGGCTTTGGGTAACCTTATCACACCACATATTTTTTAAATATTCAAAATCCAGGTGGTTAAAATCAGAAGAATTTACAAGTGAAATGATAAGAAGAAGATTCCATTTCGAAGGTGCCAGCTTAGAAACCAGAATGAGGAACAGTATTTCGCGCTTATGGTGGTCTGCTAAGCTTACTTATGATAAAAATAGAGAAGATCCTTATGAATTAACGAAGTTATTATTCAGTAAGCAAGATATATTTCAAAATTTAGTTGAAAGAAGTTATGGCACTTATGATTCAGTTGTAAAAGGTTTTTTAGAGTTTTATTCGGAGAAGAATTATCTAAAAGAAGACCAGCTTAGAAGACTGTTTACAGCATTAAATTCAATTGGTGGTGTAAAGGTTTTACCCGTCCATAACAAAGAAGAAATAAAGCAAATCCTTGGAGATTTAATTGAATATTATGGATATAAGATTTCAGCGTAA
- a CDS encoding very short patch repair endonuclease, protein MTDVHTKDQRSYNMSRIRGSNTKPEVIVRKFLFSEGYRFRLHSKKLPGRPDVVLPKYKTVIFVNGCFWHGHKHCKYFVIPKTRTEWWLAKINSNIANDQYVEKSLKILGWKIIKVWECQLKKEKQVETLKHILLSLKKF, encoded by the coding sequence ATGACAGACGTTCACACTAAAGATCAGAGAAGCTATAACATGAGCCGAATTAGGGGTAGTAATACCAAACCAGAGGTGATTGTTAGAAAGTTTCTGTTTAGTGAAGGGTACCGCTTCAGGTTACATTCCAAGAAGTTGCCTGGTAGGCCTGATGTTGTTCTGCCTAAATATAAAACCGTGATTTTTGTAAATGGATGTTTTTGGCATGGCCATAAACATTGTAAATACTTTGTTATCCCCAAAACACGAACTGAATGGTGGCTGGCAAAGATTAACAGTAATATTGCAAACGATCAATATGTTGAAAAATCTTTAAAAATATTGGGATGGAAAATCATAAAAGTGTGGGAGTGTCAATTAAAGAAAGAAAAGCAGGTAGAAACATTGAAACATATTCTGTTAAGTCTCAAAAAGTTCTAA
- a CDS encoding PKD domain-containing protein: MPKKAVYFIPLLVMACMCSLIAHGQLTADFTVDKEGGCAPLVVAFTSTTTGASANALFEWKFGNGNTAILPNAKAAFLDIGSYSVTLTVRDGSQVSTATKNIQVYKAPEVAFNTDITKGCFPLAVNLASTSTPGDGTITNYFWDFGDGVTTSTDASSINHSFIAAAKPQISLTVTNSYGCQAALLRKDLLTVLPELKPEFAPDKNYLCLITDPVSFTNTSSGPGTLSYAWDFGDGETSTAKSPAHVFKKPGVYGTKLTINSSAGCSVTRELPGKINVANFVNDFAPLDPLCNANGIQFENKSTPLPDRTVWDFGYGNVYTYTPDQQVYGYFPNAGANTVKITNEFGTCKISATKNFTVNPVPKLEGFIVDILGECGAPVDVQFRDTTASAVKWDWSFGYSDGQSGEKNPLYRYTYNEQKSVILTVHDKNGCKAITSKSFYIMPPRVEIKPTKLNAADNSGWISACGPLTISYTANSTETIASYNWEFGDGEFSTEISPTHTFKKEGAYRTTLHYITDKGCIGDATFSELFGVTDSIKADFTVDNTTICGNTPVVFYNASSTNGGFYWYYGDGSEPGSTAYINGNSIHKYEAEGKYTVMGILNYGACIDTVIKENYLTVVPPFPKISGYEKTCEGTRGKVVFSQASRQTDYWDWDFGDGGTMHLTTDQPKVEHEYTRTGFYKVFLTTARGGCTVKDSMFIEVVLKQKPVLTADRTAMCASSDYINLVVKYPVKLPTENTNDAYGSWYRPENLQYGDGTIYNWDAEYTGGNYGEAYPDGFLLRTYGFAPGKKDLRIIVSTGALGCKDTSNYVPIKFNGPKAKFKQVIEDPCANGNVVKLEDISYLSENRPIKQWDIFWSEGAWDTQQKGPFLSHTYYYAQKYQVGVRVTDVDGCSSLYLDSVTTQSHELVTSFQASATNISPGTQVDFTNTSVTSDEASTTHKWLLGDGTVQTSFNASKTYTQPGSYKVFLVSVNNKSGCRDTAEVTILVKNVNAAFAINSSFISSSTCPPVLVNFSNTSSNITTIKWDFGDGTIVDNVYNPSHVYTKPGFYLVKLTTTSENGTTYSTLDSIRIKDQSANLLADKLSGCTDQLITFKSAAENIVSYTWDFGDGSVTQSADSFATHHFKTPGIYKPTLVVTNDAGCSSSVKLPDQIVIDKLDISLNSIPATICSPKTLSFVPVVTSVSGSQSASNLVYHWNFGTGIARDTANTAQADFTYTNPGKFNIALTVQSAYGCKQSLTKPIEVFQGLGGYIDGPVAFCQDETISFLGKTQIPGQPKWSWIFPDGSGSGQQNPPAIKFTTAGSLPLKLVVDNGGCADTVVRTLTVHPKPAGILAVKSALLCEGASLGITAGNASAYLWTPSSGLSSNTGATVQANPAADIVYVVTATSEFGCSGKDSIAIQVAHPITVQLAAEGRVCLGEPIELAASGATGYQWINETVSLSNTGIGNPIARPAATTTYTVVGKDRANCFTDTASISVVVKPLPSIDAGADVELNPGDSYLMKTVASSDVASYTWTPSSFLSCSNCPAPETRPTQPIEYTVTVTNGDGCVASDKIAIALNCKDSKVYIPNAFTPNKDGKNDRFHITGSGITKANYLRIFNRFGQMVFERKNFALEDRANDWDGYFNGQLAAAGTYVYFLEMNCLDQVITRKGSLVIVY, translated from the coding sequence ATGCCTAAGAAGGCGGTGTACTTTATTCCCCTGCTCGTAATGGCCTGCATGTGCAGTCTCATTGCCCATGGACAATTAACAGCTGATTTTACGGTAGATAAAGAAGGCGGTTGCGCGCCACTGGTGGTAGCTTTTACCAGTACCACCACCGGGGCATCGGCCAATGCGCTGTTTGAATGGAAATTCGGCAATGGCAATACAGCCATCCTGCCCAATGCAAAAGCGGCCTTCCTGGATATCGGCAGTTATAGCGTAACCTTAACCGTTAGGGATGGCAGCCAGGTGTCCACCGCTACTAAAAACATCCAGGTATATAAGGCGCCGGAAGTAGCATTCAACACCGATATCACGAAAGGATGCTTCCCGCTGGCAGTGAACCTGGCCAGTACTTCTACCCCCGGCGACGGAACGATCACCAATTATTTCTGGGATTTCGGGGATGGAGTTACCACTTCCACAGATGCCAGTTCCATTAACCATAGTTTTATCGCTGCCGCTAAACCACAGATCAGTCTCACCGTAACGAATAGCTATGGCTGCCAGGCTGCGTTGCTCCGGAAAGACCTGCTGACAGTATTGCCGGAATTAAAGCCTGAATTTGCGCCAGATAAAAATTACCTCTGCCTCATCACAGACCCCGTTAGTTTTACCAATACCAGTAGCGGTCCGGGTACCCTCTCCTATGCCTGGGATTTTGGCGATGGGGAAACCAGTACGGCCAAATCGCCGGCGCATGTTTTTAAAAAGCCGGGGGTCTACGGCACGAAACTGACGATCAACAGTTCAGCAGGATGCAGTGTAACGCGCGAACTGCCAGGCAAAATCAATGTCGCGAATTTCGTGAATGATTTTGCGCCGCTCGATCCGTTATGCAATGCCAACGGTATTCAATTTGAAAATAAATCCACACCCCTGCCCGACCGGACGGTCTGGGATTTTGGCTATGGCAATGTGTACACCTACACACCCGATCAACAGGTGTATGGTTATTTTCCCAATGCGGGAGCTAACACGGTTAAGATCACCAATGAATTCGGCACCTGTAAGATCAGTGCAACCAAAAATTTCACGGTTAACCCCGTGCCTAAACTGGAAGGATTTATTGTGGATATTCTTGGGGAATGTGGCGCGCCGGTGGATGTGCAATTCAGGGATACAACAGCAAGCGCAGTAAAATGGGATTGGTCTTTCGGTTATTCTGACGGGCAGTCGGGGGAAAAAAATCCGCTTTACCGGTATACCTATAACGAACAGAAATCAGTCATATTAACGGTTCATGATAAAAATGGTTGCAAAGCAATTACATCCAAATCGTTTTATATTATGCCGCCGCGTGTGGAAATCAAGCCCACCAAACTTAACGCAGCCGATAATAGTGGCTGGATAAGCGCCTGTGGACCACTGACCATTTCATATACAGCCAACTCAACCGAAACAATAGCCAGCTACAACTGGGAATTTGGCGATGGTGAATTTTCAACGGAGATAAGTCCAACCCATACTTTTAAGAAAGAAGGCGCGTATAGAACAACCCTGCATTATATTACGGACAAGGGTTGTATTGGCGACGCAACATTCAGTGAACTATTTGGCGTAACGGACTCCATAAAGGCCGATTTCACGGTAGATAACACCACGATCTGTGGTAATACACCTGTAGTATTTTACAATGCTTCAAGTACTAATGGAGGTTTCTACTGGTACTATGGGGATGGGTCTGAACCTGGATCTACAGCGTATATAAATGGCAATTCGATACACAAATATGAAGCTGAAGGGAAATATACCGTCATGGGAATCCTGAACTATGGCGCCTGTATTGATACAGTGATTAAGGAAAATTATTTAACCGTTGTTCCACCCTTTCCAAAGATCAGCGGGTATGAAAAAACCTGCGAGGGCACAAGAGGAAAGGTTGTTTTTTCGCAGGCATCGAGGCAAACCGATTATTGGGATTGGGATTTTGGTGATGGCGGCACTATGCACCTGACCACCGACCAGCCAAAGGTTGAACATGAGTATACCAGGACCGGTTTTTACAAAGTTTTCCTGACTACAGCCCGGGGCGGATGTACTGTTAAGGATTCCATGTTTATAGAAGTTGTACTGAAGCAAAAACCTGTATTAACGGCTGACAGAACAGCTATGTGTGCCAGTAGCGATTACATCAATTTAGTGGTTAAATACCCGGTAAAATTGCCCACAGAAAATACTAATGATGCTTATGGAAGCTGGTACCGGCCTGAAAACCTGCAATATGGCGATGGCACAATCTACAATTGGGATGCCGAGTATACCGGCGGCAACTATGGCGAGGCCTATCCGGATGGATTTTTATTACGCACTTATGGATTCGCTCCTGGTAAAAAGGACCTGCGGATAATCGTTAGTACCGGCGCATTAGGATGCAAAGATACCAGCAATTATGTACCGATTAAATTCAATGGTCCAAAAGCAAAATTCAAACAGGTAATTGAAGATCCCTGTGCGAATGGAAATGTGGTTAAACTGGAAGACATTTCTTACCTCTCTGAAAACAGGCCCATCAAACAGTGGGACATCTTTTGGTCTGAAGGTGCCTGGGACACGCAACAAAAAGGACCTTTTCTTTCCCATACATACTATTATGCGCAGAAATACCAGGTGGGCGTGCGCGTTACCGATGTTGATGGGTGCAGCAGCCTATATTTAGATTCCGTTACCACCCAGAGCCATGAACTGGTCACATCTTTCCAGGCATCGGCCACCAATATTTCGCCGGGCACACAGGTCGATTTTACCAATACATCAGTAACCTCCGACGAAGCCAGCACCACCCACAAATGGTTGTTGGGCGATGGAACCGTGCAGACCAGTTTTAATGCCTCCAAAACATATACCCAACCGGGCTCTTACAAAGTATTCCTGGTATCAGTAAACAATAAAAGTGGCTGCAGGGATACTGCCGAAGTCACGATCCTGGTGAAGAATGTGAATGCGGCATTTGCCATCAATAGTTCCTTTATCAGTTCCAGTACCTGTCCGCCGGTATTGGTGAACTTTTCCAATACCTCCAGCAATATCACGACCATCAAATGGGATTTCGGCGATGGCACAATTGTAGACAATGTGTACAATCCCAGTCATGTGTATACGAAGCCGGGATTTTACCTGGTGAAGCTGACGACCACCAGTGAAAACGGCACTACCTATTCGACCCTTGATTCGATCAGGATCAAGGACCAGAGCGCCAATTTGCTGGCCGATAAATTATCGGGCTGTACCGACCAGCTCATCACGTTCAAGTCTGCGGCGGAAAATATTGTTTCCTATACCTGGGATTTTGGCGATGGCAGTGTAACACAAAGTGCGGACAGTTTTGCAACACATCATTTTAAAACGCCGGGCATTTACAAGCCAACGCTGGTGGTGACCAACGATGCCGGCTGTTCCTCTTCGGTGAAACTGCCCGACCAGATCGTAATAGATAAACTCGATATCAGCCTCAATAGCATTCCGGCGACCATTTGCAGTCCGAAGACCCTGAGTTTCGTTCCTGTTGTAACCAGTGTATCCGGCAGCCAATCGGCGAGCAACCTGGTGTACCATTGGAATTTCGGCACCGGCATAGCGCGGGATACGGCCAATACGGCGCAGGCGGATTTCACGTACACGAACCCCGGCAAATTCAATATCGCCTTAACGGTGCAATCGGCGTACGGTTGCAAGCAATCGCTTACTAAACCGATAGAAGTCTTCCAGGGGCTGGGCGGATATATTGATGGTCCGGTTGCTTTCTGCCAGGATGAGACCATCAGTTTCCTGGGCAAGACGCAGATCCCGGGCCAACCGAAATGGAGCTGGATATTTCCGGATGGATCAGGCTCTGGCCAGCAGAATCCGCCGGCGATTAAATTTACTACAGCCGGAAGCCTGCCGTTGAAACTGGTGGTGGACAATGGCGGTTGTGCGGATACGGTAGTAAGGACCCTGACCGTGCATCCGAAACCGGCAGGTATCCTTGCGGTGAAATCAGCCTTGCTCTGTGAAGGCGCGAGCCTGGGCATTACGGCAGGGAATGCCAGTGCATATTTGTGGACACCCAGTAGCGGATTGAGCAGCAATACCGGGGCAACAGTGCAGGCAAATCCGGCAGCAGATATTGTGTATGTAGTAACCGCGACCAGTGAATTTGGCTGCAGCGGGAAAGATTCTATAGCGATCCAGGTGGCGCATCCGATTACAGTGCAGCTGGCAGCTGAAGGGCGGGTGTGTTTGGGTGAACCAATTGAGCTGGCTGCCAGTGGTGCAACGGGTTACCAGTGGATCAATGAGACGGTATCCTTAAGCAATACAGGCATTGGCAACCCGATAGCCCGTCCGGCGGCAACTACAACCTATACGGTAGTTGGAAAAGACCGGGCGAATTGTTTTACGGATACGGCAAGCATCAGTGTGGTTGTGAAGCCGCTGCCCAGTATTGATGCCGGTGCCGATGTGGAGCTGAACCCGGGCGACAGTTACCTCATGAAGACTGTTGCCAGCAGCGATGTTGCCAGCTATACCTGGACGCCGTCGAGTTTCCTGAGTTGTAGTAATTGTCCGGCTCCTGAGACCCGGCCCACTCAGCCAATAGAATATACTGTAACTGTAACCAATGGAGATGGCTGTGTGGCATCAGACAAAATCGCCATAGCGTTAAACTGCAAGGATAGTAAGGTGTATATCCCCAATGCCTTCACGCCGAATAAAGACGGTAAAAATGATCGCTTCCATATAACCGGCAGCGGAATTACGAAAGCCAATTATTTGCGGATTTTCAACCGGTTCGGGCAGATGGTATTCGAAAGGAAGAACTTTGCTTTGGAGGATAGGGCTAATGACTGGGATGGGTATTTTAATGGGCAGTTGGCGGCGGCTGGGACTTATGTGTACTTCTTGGAAATGAATTGTTTAGACCAGGTGATTACGAGGAAGGGGAGTTTGGTGATTGTGTATTAG
- a CDS encoding type II restriction endonuclease, which produces MPASDNLSSYFSGIGVKRLSRVEVKPDKSNQHEFNGTSVMKEFFGTERINFNGTFIYLCDDQDMVDKTDGSLTWYDARENHPRRSEFRLYYTSNSVIEAASRGDLLLIARTGQETLLIIVAPFDSTSERQLMWLFGLEEVDDKFVTKDLTGERHELGFAGKYILAELGIEIVDHDLDYLDEMFNRFGTTFPSTKIFSDYSRSTVKGVSVMEEPDKTLLAWMEREEQLFKALEAKIVANKLKDGFGLGNNNVDDFISFSLSVQNRRKSRAGHAFENNLAVIFETYKIMFSKGSTTERNNKPDFLFPSSSDYSNPHFPDELLTMLGVKTSAKDRWRQILMEADRVSIKHLITLEPSISKNQTDEMLALKVQLILPEQLIATYSKYQQKSIISLLDFIKLILDRQKWIDV; this is translated from the coding sequence ATGCCAGCGAGCGATAATCTGTCTTCCTATTTTTCAGGAATCGGTGTGAAAAGGCTAAGCAGAGTTGAAGTGAAACCAGACAAGTCCAATCAGCATGAATTCAATGGAACTAGTGTAATGAAGGAATTCTTTGGAACTGAAAGAATAAACTTTAATGGTACTTTTATTTATTTATGCGACGATCAGGATATGGTAGATAAAACTGACGGCAGTTTAACATGGTATGATGCCAGGGAAAACCATCCGAGGCGAAGCGAATTCAGATTATACTATACTTCCAATTCGGTTATTGAAGCTGCCTCACGGGGCGATCTTTTACTTATTGCCCGAACGGGCCAAGAAACATTGCTTATTATTGTTGCTCCTTTTGATTCAACATCTGAAAGGCAATTAATGTGGTTATTTGGACTTGAGGAAGTTGATGATAAATTTGTTACGAAAGATCTTACAGGGGAAAGGCATGAACTGGGATTTGCCGGCAAATATATATTGGCAGAATTGGGTATTGAAATAGTCGACCATGATTTAGACTATCTGGATGAAATGTTTAATAGATTCGGAACTACGTTTCCTTCCACAAAAATATTCTCTGATTATTCCAGATCAACTGTTAAAGGAGTTTCAGTTATGGAAGAGCCTGATAAAACACTTTTAGCATGGATGGAACGTGAAGAGCAATTGTTCAAAGCGTTGGAAGCAAAAATAGTAGCCAATAAATTAAAGGATGGTTTTGGATTGGGAAACAATAATGTCGATGATTTTATTTCATTTTCGCTAAGTGTACAAAACAGAAGAAAATCGAGAGCCGGGCATGCATTTGAAAATAATTTGGCAGTTATTTTTGAGACATATAAGATAATGTTTTCAAAAGGATCTACCACTGAAAGAAACAATAAACCGGATTTTTTGTTTCCAAGTTCATCAGATTATTCAAACCCACACTTCCCGGATGAACTACTTACAATGCTTGGTGTTAAGACCTCAGCCAAAGATAGATGGCGTCAAATTCTAATGGAGGCGGACAGAGTTTCAATAAAACATCTGATTACACTCGAACCCTCTATAAGTAAAAATCAAACAGATGAAATGTTAGCACTAAAAGTTCAGTTAATTCTGCCTGAGCAATTAATTGCAACTTATAGTAAGTACCAACAAAAATCAATAATTTCTTTATTGGATTTTATTAAATTAATTTTAGATAGGCAAAAATGGATAGATGTATAA
- a CDS encoding SMODS domain-containing nucleotidyltransferase, translated as MSVQSHLETTASALVLSESEKGGISTSISRLKSKLSENFGDSEISEQLQFGSSTRGTQLPRKVDMESDIDYMVVFKNAESYKPQTFIEKLKQFAETKYPTSEIYRSYPTVVLELNHIKFELVPAYKGPWISNNYFIPGPKSGFSEWITTDPNGFNRGLIDKNQGCNYLLKPLIRLVKYWNAQNGYIYNSYELELDITNASYWNCSTLKDYFYTAIQNLHTWNLSISDSNKVARAKEIIQNAKKSEADGMPFTAELEIKKLIPEL; from the coding sequence ATGTCCGTTCAAAGTCATTTGGAAACAACAGCCAGTGCACTTGTATTATCTGAATCAGAAAAGGGTGGTATAAGCACTTCCATTTCAAGATTAAAAAGCAAACTAAGCGAAAATTTCGGCGACAGCGAAATATCTGAACAACTCCAATTTGGATCATCCACTCGAGGAACTCAATTACCTAGAAAGGTTGATATGGAATCTGACATAGATTATATGGTCGTTTTCAAAAATGCAGAAAGTTACAAACCACAAACATTCATAGAAAAGTTAAAACAATTCGCGGAAACGAAGTATCCGACTTCTGAGATATATCGGAGTTACCCGACAGTTGTATTGGAGCTAAATCACATAAAATTTGAACTTGTCCCAGCCTACAAAGGACCTTGGATTAGTAATAATTATTTTATCCCGGGACCAAAATCAGGATTTAGTGAATGGATTACAACTGATCCAAATGGGTTCAACAGAGGTTTGATTGACAAAAACCAAGGCTGCAATTATTTACTGAAGCCTCTAATTCGGCTTGTAAAATATTGGAATGCACAAAATGGCTACATATATAATTCTTACGAACTAGAGTTAGATATCACTAATGCGAGCTATTGGAATTGCTCTACTCTTAAAGATTACTTTTATACAGCTATTCAAAATCTTCACACTTGGAATTTATCCATTTCTGATTCTAACAAAGTTGCCAGAGCTAAAGAAATTATTCAAAATGCCAAAAAGTCAGAAGCTGATGGTATGCCCTTTACAGCAGAGTTAGAAATCAAAAAATTGATACCAGAGTTATAA
- the dcm gene encoding DNA (cytosine-5-)-methyltransferase has translation MENHKSVGVSIKERKAGRNIETYSVKSQKVLIGDLVLTSSKIYNIAGKIIKVALYGPDNYKSALISHYIISRDKKLKKDAVKYASEILKDYLPYEDISDSIAEEAMQLLFRFEDIRFPGPENPKFTFIDLFAGIGGFRIAMQNNGGKCVFSSEWDKMAQRTYSANFGEIPFGDITKEETKHWLPEKFDILCGGFPCQPFSIAGVSKKNSLGRKHGFEDIKQGNLFFHVAEIIEEKRPKAFFLENVKNLVSHDKGNTFKVIRETLEGLGYTFYSTVLNGKHYVPQNRERTFMVGFDKKVFKGKEKFVFPKMPEPTKKIGGILVPNPDKKYTLSDQLWKYLQDYSKKHKEKGNGFGYGLVNLDGISRTMSARYYKDGSEILIPQENQNPRRLTIEECAMLQGYPEDFKVDEVSMNQAYKQFGNSVVVPLIQAIGEEIVKVLIKRKTNASER, from the coding sequence ATGGAAAATCATAAAAGTGTGGGAGTGTCAATTAAAGAAAGAAAAGCAGGTAGAAACATTGAAACATATTCTGTTAAGTCTCAAAAAGTTCTAATTGGAGACTTAGTCCTCACAAGTTCTAAGATTTATAATATAGCCGGTAAAATAATAAAGGTCGCACTTTATGGTCCCGACAATTATAAATCTGCTCTGATCAGCCATTATATTATCTCCAGAGATAAAAAGCTTAAGAAGGATGCAGTCAAGTATGCTTCTGAAATTCTAAAGGATTATCTACCATATGAGGATATCTCTGACTCAATTGCAGAAGAAGCAATGCAATTGCTTTTCAGATTTGAGGATATAAGATTTCCAGGGCCAGAGAATCCAAAATTTACCTTCATAGATCTCTTTGCAGGAATTGGAGGATTCAGAATTGCAATGCAAAATAATGGGGGTAAATGTGTGTTTTCTTCAGAATGGGATAAAATGGCGCAAAGGACTTATTCTGCAAATTTTGGCGAGATTCCTTTTGGTGACATTACTAAGGAAGAAACTAAGCACTGGCTACCAGAAAAATTTGATATTTTATGTGGCGGGTTTCCTTGTCAGCCATTTTCGATAGCAGGTGTTTCAAAAAAGAATAGTCTTGGAAGAAAACATGGTTTTGAAGATATAAAACAGGGTAATCTTTTTTTTCATGTCGCAGAAATCATTGAAGAAAAACGACCCAAAGCTTTCTTTCTGGAAAATGTCAAAAATCTGGTTTCCCATGACAAGGGTAATACTTTTAAGGTTATCAGAGAAACTCTCGAAGGTTTAGGTTATACATTTTATTCAACTGTTCTAAATGGTAAGCACTATGTTCCACAAAACCGCGAGCGCACATTCATGGTTGGATTTGATAAGAAGGTATTCAAAGGAAAAGAAAAATTTGTATTTCCAAAAATGCCGGAACCTACCAAGAAAATTGGTGGCATTTTAGTTCCGAATCCAGATAAAAAGTATACTCTATCTGACCAGCTTTGGAAATACCTGCAGGATTACTCAAAAAAGCATAAGGAAAAAGGCAATGGCTTTGGATATGGCTTAGTAAATCTGGATGGAATATCAAGAACGATGAGCGCCAGATATTACAAAGATGGCTCGGAAATTCTTATACCGCAAGAAAACCAAAATCCAAGAAGGCTTACAATTGAAGAATGTGCAATGTTGCAAGGCTATCCAGAAGACTTCAAAGTAGATGAAGTATCAATGAACCAAGCATACAAGCAATTTGGGAATTCTGTTGTCGTTCCATTAATTCAGGCCATCGGTGAGGAAATAGTAAAAGTTCTTATTAAAAGAAAAACCAATGCCAGCGAGCGATAA